A stretch of DNA from Lotus japonicus ecotype B-129 chromosome 4, LjGifu_v1.2:
ATGTTCTGCCAGGGTAGCCTGTGGTTGGATCAGGCCTCATGTTCATGTTGGTCATTGGTACCTTGTCTACATAGGATTGTGGATACCATGTCATGGGAAGCCTTCCACCTGAGTCAGGAAAAAAATCATCTTTTAGTTCCAAACTCTTAAGAAAATATATGCTATGAGGAAAAATGATTTTGTGGCTGTTTGATTATTGTTTTGTGAAACAGTTCTtaaaactttttattttcattttttaaaactaaaatctcAAGACACCTCACAGctgttttcagtttttgtttttagtttatAAGTCATAAGTCTTTCAGCTTTGCAGAACATCTTATTCaaactatttttcttttcttttctcatgAAAAACAGGTTGTAAAATTTGTTTCTGAAATTAGGCTTTAAATTCAAAAACTGAGAAGGGAATAAAACAAGGCACGATAtatatttttctgtttttagttttcaagcCACATGTATTTCAACATTGAAAAACatatctttcaaacagctttttttcttttctcttttaaaAATCAAGTTTAATATATGTTtctaaaaacagtttttaaattcAGAAAACTACTTAGAAAAGAATCAAATAACCCTACTTGGATTATGGAAACCAAAGATCACATCAGCTATGGCAGCTCCACCAGCTTCTCCAGGGTACCCAACCCATAATATACTTGTGATTTTATCATTGGTTTTGGCAAAAGACACATCCATGCATCCTCCTGACATTATGGCAAGAATAACAGGTCCCTTTGCTGCATTTGCAACTTCAGTGACTAGATGTTGCTGCTGTCCTGGAAGAAGAATGTTGACTCTATCAAGACTCTCTGCCTCTATTGCTAGATTTGCACCCACCACAATCACAGTTGCATCAGCAGAGGCTGCAATCCTTTTGGGATCATCTAGTACTGGATTGGTACAGTGCACATCAAGACAGCCAGCAGCATAGGTTGTAGGAACCAATGCTGTTAGACCTTGTAAGGGTGAAATATACTTGCATGGAATGCCTGCAAAAAATTTAGAACTTTGTTGAATATGATGTTAAGTAGAAAGGCAACATAACATGGCTTCAACTTCTAGTaaatgtcatgaaccaactatcccaaatgcttaagttgttgggtaaatgTACGAaccagggttgttaatggcggatagcgtagcACCTACCTTGTGCTAAACTTCGACTTTTTACTAGAATAATGGGGCAACAAGGATAGATCATTAGGTTTTAGAGGATCTGATATcgtgtcatgaaccaactattccAAAGTTCAAACTGCTGGATAATTAACACATGGTGGttctatattatatttctagcaGTAGCAAGCATTGTGACATTTTCCCTACACTATAGTTAATGATTGAGTAAACATTAGTCTTAGAACCTTTGGAAAACCAACCTTTAAATAACATCAATTTGGTCTtagtaaatagaaaaaaattggTGTAACAATCTTTTGAATACCAAATTTATGTTCCAAATGAGAATTTGCTCCTTAATAAATTTGGTTCTTCTACATAGAAATAATTGATAAATCACCAATTCAGTATGTCTCCCAAGTCTATGTCCTCATGGCTAAGTCACAACATGCCAAAACAAGTTATTAAGAGTTGGAAGAAATGTTGATACCTTCATAGTTTCCAATCATTACCCTTGTAGCATTAGCATTGGGGCCAATAACTGCCAATGATTTAATGGCTTTGGCATTAAGAGGCAGTGATCCTGGTCTGTTCTTAAGCAACACAATTCCTTGTCTTGCAGCTTCACGGGCGAGCTCCTGGTTTGCTGAAGTGCAGACATCTTTCGGACCAAGTTTTCCATAAGGTTGCTTCCTCGGATCGCCGTCAAAGAATCCGAGACGCATCAAGGTGGCAAAATTGTTGGAGACGGCATAGCTAATGTCTGCTTCATGTACAAGCCCTTGCTTGACTGCATCTTCTGTATGTTTGCCAAGAAAACTACCACAATTCAAGTCCAGCCCTGCAATGTCAAAATTTGTCCACAACAAAGTTAAGTTAATACATTTGGGGTGTGTTTGGTAAACAATTTAATTACGCACTTTTCAATAAGCGCTCATCGCATACGCACATATTCGTAAGCTAATTTGAAAGATTTATCGAAATAAAGTACGAATATATTATTGATATGTAAaacacttattcataagctgATTTGAGTAGCTtaagaaataaactcatatagGTAGGTCATAAACATTTACATAAATTTAACTAAAATTCCAACCAATCCAAAATCCAAGACTTTTGCCATTGACAATGTTACAATCACTTGATAACTCAAACAGTTTCTTATGAATCTATGATTATGTAGTCTTTTCACACCTAGTTTACCTGAAAGAATGGATATGGCTGCAGCTTCTTCAGGAGTCTTGGTGTAATGCTGAGCATTGTAAAGCACTTCTACTGAGTCACAGTCAGAAACTATATATCTGCATAGGCCAATATATTCATGTTATTGTGAAAGAAAACATAACTTCAAACAAGGAGGACAAACATTAAGAGTCATACTTAGACAACCTAACAGTTAAACACCTTATAGACACTCTATTTTCCTATCTACCTCTCTTTTCTTATCATATCACATCCAGTATTTCTCTcacttctctttctttttcactcTAGGTGACTATTGGGTGTTGTACTATGCGGATGTACACGAATAAATTTCCAAACTTAAATGAGGGTTGAAATATACCCATTTAACTTCCATTGGCCTCTGATAACACCCTTCAGGAGGTCAGGATCAGCACAGGTAGGCTTTCCATTAACCTGGTTGTAGGAACACATCACACTGGCAACATTTCCATCAATCACACAACTCTTAAATGGTGGTTGGTATGTATCATCCAAATCTTGTTGTGTCACCTAACAAAAATCAACAagcaaaacaacaaaaaatgatgaaaatgatCCTTTCACATTCCCATCCTCATAAACACACATTCAGATTCTCTGCAGCCCCTGCCAATAAATCGCAACGAAATCTTCAATTCAATAAActaatttttatttagattGATCCTAGCCATTGATTAAAAAAACTAATGGTCCATAATTCTGTAGGAGGGAGCTGTAGAGAATCTCTGCGACAGAgaatccaaataaacacatgAACTTATGCTTAAATTTTTCAACTAATGTTACATTACCACAGCATTGAATCTGTAACGCTCAACACCCTTCCAGTTATCTATATCATATGCTGTATAGTGTTTGCAACAGGCAGCAACTTTGAGCTTGTTGTGGTCCCCATGATCAGTCTGTTGCAGACCTTTCACATACCCCGCTGCATATTTGCTTGCAAGCACAGGGTCTTCCCCTGGTGTTTCTTGACCTCTTCCCCATCTTGGATCCCTGAATATGTTAATGTTTGGTGACCAATATGTCAAACCAGCCAAACCTACATTGTACATTGCTCTGGCTTCTGTTGAAACTACCTGTGATGAGCAGAAATTAGCCATAAACACcatttgaaagttgaaacactTTTTATGTGTTGAGTGTAAGTATAGGTTATTTACACAGTTGATCATTCTGCAGCAATATGAAACACTAGATACCAAAATATGTATGCATCAAATTTCTGCAAATTCCCACTAAGAACTTACCTGCATTTTGTTTGATTTATTATAGTTCAATGAAGAATTTGTACCTAAAAAACTTGAATTCAGATTCTCTGCAGGCCATAAATCATCATaaacttttttatttaatatgcTATTTTTATTAAGATTCATCCTGGCCATTGAATTGATTACAAAAATCAATGGCCTATAATTCTGCAGGAGGGAGCTGCAGAGAACCTCTGCTGCATAGGATCCAAattgaaaaagcttgcagactACTCCTTCTAATCAACAATCTAAAGTTTCAGCCTcattgatataaaaaaaaaagccagTAAAATTTGGCACTTATTTTGGCTTTCACTAGATTAAATCAATGATGAAGCTTTATGAATGCAATAGAAGAAAATTCTAAAAGTAGCAATAACCTTCCATAAAGGCTTATAATACTCAAACATGCACAATAAAATTTCAACCAAACATCATAAGACTTATTGAAAGAATTGTCAGCTTAAATGACTCAAGTTCATAGCTTTCTTCATTCAACAAACAAGGAAAAGCTACCACATTTCCCATTTTTTATAGGAACCCCTTCAGAACTATCACCAGAATAAAAGAGGTGTGAAAACTTCAAAAACATGCTTTAGATAAGAAGGAGAATAGAATCGTCACCTTTCCAATGGCTTGAAACAATGAAGTGTTGAAAGAAGCTGCAGTGAGGATAGGCATAGGAAAACTGGCTGCTCTGGGAACCACATTGGAAAACCGCGTCCCGGGACCGATATTCGACACTCCATGAAGCGCCTCAGACCACCACTCATACTTTGGAATCCCAAGCCTGCTCACAATAGCCGCGCCACTCACCAAGTTCCCTATCTTCTCCTGCAATGTCAACCTCCCCACAAGGTCCGCCACCCTCGCATTCACCGGCAATGACCTGTTGCAGAACCCGTACCCCGACAATGCCGGGTTCTTCGCAACATCGCAGGCGAAATTGGGTGTTGTTTGACCCCAAACCAGGCCACAACTCAACAAAATGGTGGTAAATAGTGTCAAGAGGCAGAGCAAAACAGAGCATTTGGGTGCTCTGTTTTCAGAACAGAGCATTGTGACCCTTAAGACTATAGCACAAAGAAAAGAAGCAAAAGGGGTGTTTCTGCTTGTTATGAATCTAACTCAGCTATATGTACTATCTTAGAAGGCGCTGAAAATGAAAAGTTGCATAAATTAACAAAATGTTAATAATAATAACACATTGTTTTGTAGCAACCCGTGATGGTTGATTTGAGTGAAAGAAGTAAGACCAGGTTATATGTAGTTGGTTTTGGCACAAAGTGGAAAATAACATGGGAGGGAATCTCTGTGTAGTTTTGATCAGCAAGTTGTGGAGCTTAAACTAGTCCGTGAAACAATGAAAAAACTTTTCCATGTTTCATGAAGAGTGATTGTTTTTGTTTGGAAGCTCAACTTGCAGTGCATATAAAAAATTGCATTAATGATGATTTGTTGTTGGTTGAATTTTTCTTGTAAATTGGAATAAAGGGTCAGCACTGAGAATCAGCATGAGAGGGTAACTAAATCATGTGAGGGAATTGTGGCGGCTAGCTTTGGTCTAGCCTCATTGTGAAGAGTGAAAACTGAGAATTGGGTAAAAAGACTAGTGAAGAAAACAAAGCAGGGCAAGTCACATAGAAgagaacacaacacaacactcaTTGAAAGAAATTGGACACAAATGTTGCATGGCAAAGGGTTTGCTATATGTGATTTCACTAACAGCGATCTTTTGAAGTTTAGCTGGAGGGGAGTCCAAATCCCAACATGATCTTGTGAGTTCTTTTGGCTGGATCAACATAAATGATTTGTGGCTgccatttttattgaaaaatccAAGTGAACATCATTTGATAAACTAGGAATGATTTTGTACGGTCTTGATGATCCAATCTAATAATTCTCTTTATTATCTAAACAAAACATGTATAGTATTTTcagatttatttaaaaaaaatattttcagattttatttaatattattcgTGACCCTtagctttttaattttttttcttacatgTGATACATGTATATGcgaactatattttttttaatctttagcCCCTTTTGAAACCTCCTAGTGTTAAATTTCACCACCATCTACGGGTTGCATACGTCTCTCGATCTCAAATGTGAGAACCCTAAATAATGGAAGAGATAAAAGTGACATGTATGATTAAAAGTGTAATGCAATGAATAATtagaaaaagagaaaacaaaaatgaGAGGCAGgacataatatattaatattgttttttctcatttatctctaatgtgattggatgatgagttatttaacccaaactttatcatgggtcatttagacaacccctgaaaataacataattttgtttttaaacCCGAGGACATGATATTTTGTTGTGACAAGTAAAACATAATTATGGTGTTATATAGCTTACCCATGTGATTAAGTAATCTCATCCTAGGcaaacaaaaatatttaaaataagtgGATTATGACATAAATCAGTTTTTTACTTGAAATTGTATAAATAATGCTCTAGGTCCCTTTAGGATCAGGTTATAAGTTAGAAAACCCAACAATTAAATATGAGCAAAAATGAGAACAATGGTTAGAGTGGAAAGATGCAATGTTCTGTTCATGAATCATCAGGGGTCGCCACAATTTCAATGGATCTAAGGAGCAGATtcgttttctttatttatttgattATGGCTTCAAATCTTGTAATGAGAGAAAAAGGACGGGAAAGAATAACTTTTATTAAgacatta
This window harbors:
- the LOC130711591 gene encoding beta-xylosidase/alpha-L-arabinofuranosidase 2; this translates as MLCSENRAPKCSVLLCLLTLFTTILLSCGLVWGQTTPNFACDVAKNPALSGYGFCNRSLPVNARVADLVGRLTLQEKIGNLVSGAAIVSRLGIPKYEWWSEALHGVSNIGPGTRFSNVVPRAASFPMPILTAASFNTSLFQAIGKVVSTEARAMYNVGLAGLTYWSPNINIFRDPRWGRGQETPGEDPVLASKYAAGYVKGLQQTDHGDHNKLKVAACCKHYTAYDIDNWKGVERYRFNAVVTQQDLDDTYQPPFKSCVIDGNVASVMCSYNQVNGKPTCADPDLLKGVIRGQWKLNGYIVSDCDSVEVLYNAQHYTKTPEEAAAISILSGLDLNCGSFLGKHTEDAVKQGLVHEADISYAVSNNFATLMRLGFFDGDPRKQPYGKLGPKDVCTSANQELAREAARQGIVLLKNRPGSLPLNAKAIKSLAVIGPNANATRVMIGNYEGIPCKYISPLQGLTALVPTTYAAGCLDVHCTNPVLDDPKRIAASADATVIVVGANLAIEAESLDRVNILLPGQQQHLVTEVANAAKGPVILAIMSGGCMDVSFAKTNDKITSILWVGYPGEAGGAAIADVIFGFHNPSGRLPMTWYPQSYVDKVPMTNMNMRPDPTTGYPGRTYRFYKGETVFSFGDGLSYSTIEHKLVKAPQLVSIPLAEDHVCHSLKCKSLDVAGEHCENLEFEIHLSIKNKGRMSSDHTVFLFSSPPAVHNAPHKHLVGFEKVHLEGNTEALVKFKVDVCKDLSVVDELGNRKVALGQHLLHVGDLKHALGVMI